In Aspergillus fumigatus Af293 chromosome 2, whole genome shotgun sequence, a genomic segment contains:
- a CDS encoding Qc-SNARE protein, with the protein MAPKVEISIPTTTTSHTSPPYTIYNITLRLPLRSFTISKRYSDFVAFHTSLLNQTNAPPPAPLPGKHWFSNTVSNQVLREERRQGLESYLRAINEADDPRWRTCSAWRAFLNLPSSAIGNGNGSTTTSAKLHAAITEPGAAGTQSAITDPTLWLDCYRDMKAHLHDARLHLTRRDQETTPQKQHESSARAKSSLVRAGSLIGALEDGLKNLGDANADARSTASGKRGAWGSGNGLGDGEIRRRKDLLVNAKKEKNGLEDLLNAMAAKSRIDNAVASIQDKEALVGSASRKPPRSGRVLGKETERTRELDNQGVLQLQKRTMEDQDMSIEELRKIVQRQKELGIAINAELEIQNELLKLTDEDTDRLGKKIEIGNKRVGKIS; encoded by the exons ATGGCGCCCAAAGTCGAAATCTCCATCCCAACCACTACCACCTCACACACCTCACCCCCCTACACAATCTACAACATCACTCTGCGCCTCCCCCTGCgctccttcaccatctcCAAGCGCTACTCCGACTTCGTTGCCTTCCACACCTCCCTCCTGAACCAAACCAACGCCCCGCCACCAGCCCCCCTTCCCGGCAAACACTGGTTCTCCAACACCGTCTCAAACCAAGTCCTCCGGGAAGAGCGCCGACAGGGCCTCGAATCCTACCTCCGCGCCATCAACGAAGCAGACGATCCCCGGTGGCGCACCTGCAGCGCCTGGCGCGCATTCCTGAACCTCCCCAGTTCCGCCATCGGCAACGGCAACGGCAGCACCACAACTTCCGCCAAGCTGCATGCGGCCATCACGGAGCCCGGCGCGGCGGGCACCCAAAGCGCGATTACGGATCCGACGCTGTGGCTTGACTGCTACCGCGACATGAAGGCGCATCTGCACGATGCGCGACTCCATCTCACAAGACGGGACCAGGAAACGACGCCGCAAAAGCAGCATGAGAGCTCTGCGCGGGCGAAGAGCAGTCTTGTACGAGCTGGAAGTCTGATCGGGGCGCTGGAGGACGGCCTGAAGAATCTTGGGGATGCCAATGCGGATGCGAGGTCCACTGCGTCTGGGAAGAGGGGTGCTTGGGGGAGCGGAAATGGGCTGGGCGACGGGGAGATTCGACGAAGAAAGGACTTGCTGGTTAAtgcgaagaaggagaagaatggattgGAGGATTTGTTAAACGCCATGGCTGCTAAGAGCAGGATTGATAATGCGGTTGCGTCGATACAAGACAAGGAGGCGTTGGTTGGGTCTGCGAGCCGGAAGCCACCTCGTTCGGGGAGGGTGCTGGGCAAGGAGACGGAGCGGACTCGCGAGCTAGATAACCAAGGCGTTTTGCAGTTACAGAAGCGGACGATGGAGGATCAAGATATGAGCATTGAAGAGTTGAGGAAGATTGTACAACGCCAGAAGGAACTGGGGATTGCTATCAATGCTGAGTTGGAGATTCAGAATGAGCTTCTGAAGCTCACGGATGAAGATACGGACAG GTTagggaagaagatcgaaATCGGGAACAAGAGGGTTGGCAAAATATCTTAG
- a CDS encoding DUF4149 domain-containing protein: MHGQTRLSRQTRNISRLGVRQNAKAHDIINGRCVDIARSKCTYFGSNEKPLHLSYSAGRLDIHYAVNSKAQQTFIGGVIAFRVLPRPQFSALQTSIFPVYFTLQSALPVVIALTSSKGGQLNGISGLLAPESRFGTLLPLATVAVSGLINQVILRPLTVRTMKERKHQETRDGKKSYDPAPHSKEMMALNKKFGRLHGLSSLINMVSLIATVYYGVVLSKRLS, translated from the exons ATGCATGGACAAACACGACTCTCCAGGCAGACGCGCAATATTTCCCGATTGGGTGTTAGGCAGAACGCGAAGGCACATGACATCATTAATGGAAGGTGCGTGGACATTGCACGTAGTAAGTGTACATACTTCGGGTCCAATGAAAAGCCGTTGCACCTGTCATATTCCGCAGGACGG CTAGATATCCACTACGCTGTTAACTCAAAGGCGCAACAGACATTTATTGGGGGCGTTATTGCTTTCCGAGTGCTCCCTCGTCCTCAGTTCTCAGCGTTGCAAACTTCGATATTCCCGGTGTACTTCACGCTTCAGTCCGCACTCCCCGTAGTTATCGCCTTGACTTCCAGCAAAGGTGGCCAGCTCAATGGCATTTCCGGACTTCTCGCTCCTGAAAGTCGATTTGGGACACTCCTGCCTCTCGCAACTGTTGCAGTGTCTGGGCTGATCAATCAGGTCATCCTGCGCCCACTCACTGTCAGGACGATGAAAGAGAGGAAGCACCAGG AAACTCGtgatggcaagaagagctACGACCCTGCACCCCACTcaaaggagatgatggctctGAACAAGAAATTCGGCAGACTTCATGGTCTGTCAagtctgatcaacatggtCAGCCTTATTGCTACAGTCTATTACGGTGTAGTTCTCAGCAAGCGCTTGTCTTGA
- the akuB gene encoding ATP-dependent DNA helicase 2 subunit KU80: MAEKEATVYIVDVGKSMGEKRNGRSMTDLEWAMQYVWDCITATVATGRKTATIGVIGLKTDETSNELDDDPHFKHISVFTEIQQFLMPDIRRLGALVKPSETDKGDAISAIILAIQMIVTYCKKLKYKRKIVLVTNGQGWMSNEDLDQITKKIKEDNIDLVVLGTDFDDPEYGFKEEGKDPRKAENEALLRGLVEDCNGAFGTLEQAVSEMDIPRAKRVRTVATFKGFLQLGNPEEYDTALRIPVERYYRTYVAKPPSASSFVLRSDVGAEGEQGESSQLPKSPPEGGALTSVRNLRTYEVPDENAPGGKFDVEREELAKGYEYGRTAVHISETDENITTLETYAALELVGFIQTDKYDRYMHMSTTNIIIGQRGNDKASLALSSFIHALFELECYAVARLVVKENKPPVMVLLAPSIEPDYECLLEVQLPFAEDVRTYRFPPLDKVITVSGKVVTEHRNLPNKDLLDAMSEYVDSMELVDTDETGNPVEGLPIDDSFSPVLHRIDSAIRYRAIHPDDPVLPPSKNLTKLSQPPQDLVEKSKAYLQKLMEAADVKKVPPKVKGRKRIRESEKPLSGLDVDALLHQEKRARISPTNAIPEFKQTLTQAETIETIKDAVKQMTSIIEDQIKNSLGDANYDRVIEEMGVMREELISFEEPALYNDFLRQLKDKLLKEELGGDRRELWWLLRRSQLGLINQRESDQSDVTEEQAKEVSLRCHLSSRGIY, from the exons ATGGCTGAAAAGGAAGCAACCGTCTATATCGTGGATGTAGGGAAATCCATGGGAGAGAAGCGCAATGGCCGATCAATGACGGATCTAGAGTGGGCCATGCAGTATGTTTGGGATTGCATCACAGCAACT GTGGCCACAGGTCGCAAAACAGCCACAATCGGTGTAATTGGCCTCAAAACAGACG AAACCTCCAACGAGCTTGACGATGACCCTCATTTTAAACACATATCGGTGTTTACTGAGATTCAGCA GTTTCTTATGCCAGATATCCGAAGATTGGGTGCGTTAGTCAAGCCGAGCGAGACGGATAAGGGAGATG CTATTTCTGCCATAATTTTGGCTATCCAAATGATTGTTACATATTGCAAGAAATTGAAGTACAAACGGAAAATTGTGCTGGTCACAAATGGCCAAGGATGGATGAGCAATGAGGATCTCGACCAAATAACaaaaaaaataaaggaaGATAACATCGACTTGGTTGTTTT AGGTACTGACTTTGACGACCCTGAGTATGGCTTcaaagaggagggaaaggATCCGCGAAAG GCCGAAAACGAGGCTCTTCTCCGCGGACTGGTTGAAGATTGTAACGGCGCATTTGGAACGCTGGAACAAGCTGTCTCAGAGATGGACATTCCGCGGGCCAAAAGGGTAAGAACGGTAGCAACTTTCAAAGGATTTCTGCAACTAGGTAATCCGGAGGAGTATGACACTGCTCTCCGCATTCCGGTTGAACGGTACTATCGGACATATGTGGCAAAACCTCCAAGCGCAAGTAGCTTTGTGCTACGCTCAGACGTCGGAGCTGAAGGAGAGCAAGGCGAATCGTCTCAACTACCAAAGTCCCCTCCCGAGGGGGGCGCTCTCACAAGTGTCAGGAACCTGAGAACATACGAGGTCCCTGATGAGAATGCTCCTGGCGGTAAATTCGACGTGGAGCGGGAGGAACTAGCCAAGGGGTATGAATATGGACGGACGGCAGTACATATAAGTGAGACAGACGAAAACATCACAACCCTCGAAACATACGCAGCATTGGAACTGGTTGGGTTCATACAAACTGACAAA TATGATCGCTATATGCACATGTCGACAACCAATATTATCATTGGGCAACGTGGCAATGATAAAGCTTCACTAGCACTCTCCTCTTTCATTCATGCTCTCTTTGAACTGGAGTGCTATGCCGTTGCTCGCTTGGTGGTCAAAGAGAACAAGCCTCCTGTCATGGTGTTGCTTGCTCCTTCCATTGAACCTGATTATGAGTGCCTCCTCGAGGTCCAGCTACCCTTCGCGGAAGATGTCCGAACGTATCGTTTTCCTCCTCTGGACAAGGTGATCACCGTCTCTGGCAAAGTAGTAACCGAACATCGAAATCTGCCGAACAAAGATTTGCTTGATGCAATGAGTGAATATGTGGATAGCATGGAGCTTGTTGATACCGACGAGACCGG AAATCCGGTAGAGGGCCTCCCCATCGACGATTCATTCTCGCCGGTATTGCATCGCATTGACTCTGCGATCCGCTACCGTGCTATACACCCAGATGATCCAGTGCTTCCGCCCTCGAAGAATCTAACAAAGCTGTCTCAGCCGCCACAAGACCTGGTCGAGAAGTCAAAAGCGTATCTACAGAAGCTTATGGAGGCTGCCGATGTCAAAAAGG TACCGCCCAAAGTTAAAGGGCGCAAGCGCATTCGTGAGAGCGAGAAGCCGCTTTCTGGTCTCGACGTTGATGCTTTACTCCATCAAGAGAAACGGGCCAGAATCTCTCCTACCAATGCGATTCCCGAGTTCAAACAGACCCTCACACAGGCAGAAACGATCGAGACGATCAAAGACGCCGTGAAGCAGATGACGTCAATCATTGAGGATCAGATCAAAAATAGTCTTGGTGATGCAAACTATGATAGGGTCATTGAGGAGATGGGAGTAATGCGAGAGGAGCTTATTTCATTCGAGGAACCGGCGCTGTACAATGACTTCCTAAGGCAGCTGAAAGACAAGTTGTTAAAGGAGGAACTAGGTGGGGATCGGCGAGAACTTTGGTGGTTACTTCGACGAAGTCAGCTGGGGCTGATCAACCAGCGTGAATCTGATCAATCGGATGTGACTGAGGAACAGGCCAAAGAGGTGAGTCTTCGATGCCATTTGAGTTCGAGAGGCATATACTGA